From a single Lytechinus pictus isolate F3 Inbred unplaced genomic scaffold, Lp3.0 scaffold_19, whole genome shotgun sequence genomic region:
- the LOC129260024 gene encoding long-chain fatty acid transport protein 2-like, which produces MSTSFSIGQRAALVAVASLSGYALFRRKYPNLTTDVRYFLSLAKGGKLLEKYNKANLFILDFFEEHARKQPNHPCILFENETYTYGEVAANVNRTARWVLGSDPSLMKGDAVCVLLHNGPTIVWTWLGLQKKGIISSMINFNLKGQALLHCIKASYSKHIIFGSEFLDSILDIVDALRDLNIGLWMVNDACIPDLVTPEDVVTMEISTMSGEHLPTVPITSPEDVATFIFTSGTTGMPKPVNIPHYKITGACVFSYIHVGLTPSDVYYVALPMYHSSALLIAVTGSLFSGATIAIAKKFSASRFWDDVRRFRVSVFQYIGEVCRYLLAQPRKENDGQYPRPVKAVGNGLRPDVWREFKERFKIAPILEFYASTEGNFSFFNSDDHVGSVGRYSWILRKMLDRVEIVDCDYETGKPKRNSNGMCVRLPPGSSGLMLFQITEKSAFVGYHGSEEMTNKKIVRDVKRQGDAYFNTGDLIKIDVDNYVYFIDRLGDTFRWKGENISTMEVSQVLGLFPVVLEANVYGVPVKGHDGRAGMASIVLHKGANLDFSALYQHITTSLPDYARPKFLRLLDEMDLTSTFKHKKTELMKRGFAPDGYGEVYIIDPSKKTYVPINPYHVKVLTAGHSKL; this is translated from the exons ATGTCGACCTCTTTCAGCATCGGTCAGAGAGCTGCCCTGGTTGCGGTAGCTTCCCTTTCAGGGTATGCCCTTTTTCGCCGGAAATATCCCAACCTCACGACGGATGTCCGGTATTTCCTAAGTTTGGCCAAAGGCGGGAAATTACTGGAAAAGTATAACAAAGCCAACCTTTTTATTCTTGATTTCTTCGAAGAACATGCCAGGAAACAACCCAACCAtccctgtattttatttgaaaatgagaCGTACACCTATGGAGAGGTGGCTGCTAATGTGAACCGCACAGCTCGGTGGGTCCTAGGTTCGGATCCCAGCTTGATGAAAGGAGACGCTGTGTGTGTTCTATTACACAATGGACCTACTATCGTGTGGACTTGGTTGGGTTTGCAAAAGAAGGGTATCATATCAAGTATGATCAACTTCAATCTAAAAGGACAGGCCCTTCTTCATTGTATTAAAGCCAGTTACTCAAAACACATCATTTTCGGCTCAG AGTTCCTCGATTCGATCCTCGACATCGTAGATGCCCTGCGAGATCTCAACATTGGTTTATGGATGGTCAACGATGCTTGCATTCCTGATCTAGTAACACCTGAGGATGTGGTTACTATGGAGATATCGACCATGTCTGGAGAACACCTCCCTACTGTTCCGATCACAAGTCCTGAAGATGTAGCGACATTTATCTTTACTTCTGGAACTACAG GAATGCCCAAACCAGTGAACATACCTCACTATAAAATAACAGGGGCATGTGTATTCAGTTATATCCACGTTGGATTAACACCATCAGACGTCTACTACGTAGCACTGCCGATGTACCATTCATCAGCACTTCTTATCGCAGTTACTGGAAGTCTTTTCTCGG GAGCCACCATAGCTATTGCCAAGAAGTTTTCGGCGTCGCGTTTCTGGGATGACGTCAGAAGGTTTCGAGTGTCTGTTTTCCAATACATCGGCGAGGTGTGCAGATACCTCCTGGCGCAACCGAGG AAAGAAAACGACGGCCAGTATCCTCGACCGGTAAAAGCGGTCGGTAACGGCTTGAGACCCGATGTTTGGAGAGAGTTCAAAGAGAGGTTCAAGATTGCTCCAATACTGGAGTTCTATGCTTCCACTGAGGGCAACTTCAGTTTCTTCAACTCTGATGACCATGTTGGAAGTGTTGGCAgatattcatggattttaaGG AAAATGTTGGATAGAGTGGAGATAGTTGACTGTGATTACGAAACTGGAAAACCAAAACGGAATTCTAATGGCATGTGTGTTCGTCTTCCACCCG GTTCATCAGGTTTGATGCTGTTTCAGATCACAGAGAAATCAGCTTTCGTCGGTTATCATGGCTCCGAGGAGATGACCAACAAGAAGATTGTCCGGGACGTCAAGAGACAGGGAGACGCTTATTTTAACACTGGTGATCTCATTAAGATCGACGTCGACAACTACGTATATTTCATTGACCGTCTCGGGGATACATTCAG ATGGAAAGGAGAAAATATATCAACAATGGAAGTTTCTCAAGTTCTGGGCCTATTTCCTGTTGTCCTCGAAGCCAATGTATATGGTGTACCTGTCAAGG GTCACGATGGACGGGCAGGGATGGCATCCATTGTTCTACATAAAGGAGCCAACTTAGATTTCTCAGCTCTCTATCAGCACATCACGACATCTCTCCCGGACTATGCCCGGCCGAAGTTTCTCCGACTTCTCGATGAGATGGACCTAACGAGTACATTCAAACACAAGAAGACTGAATTGATGAAGAGGGGATTCGCCCCCGATGGATACGGAGAAGTTTACATCATTGACCCGTCAAAGAAGACATATGTGCCAATTAATCCTTACCACGTCAAGGTGTTAACAGCAGGTCATTCAAAGTTGTAA